One stretch of Candidatus Saccharibacteria bacterium oral taxon 488 DNA includes these proteins:
- a CDS encoding translation initiation factor IF-3 — protein MRINGAIRARELRVVGSDGEQLGIMPLRDALQAAEDAGLDLVEISPNANPPVAKIIDWGKFQYQKIKDQQRNKRAAKVGDLKQMRFGLKIGAGDLEVKLRKIRDFLANGHKVRIQVVYKGREMAHKEIGYELIQKITDQLEEEAILEQKPQMAGRNLSVVIRSK, from the coding sequence ATTCGTATCAACGGAGCGATCCGTGCTCGGGAACTGCGCGTTGTTGGTTCTGACGGTGAACAGCTGGGGATAATGCCCCTGCGCGACGCCCTTCAAGCGGCGGAGGATGCGGGACTTGATCTCGTTGAAATATCACCAAATGCCAATCCACCAGTCGCCAAGATTATTGACTGGGGCAAGTTCCAATATCAGAAGATCAAAGACCAGCAGCGCAACAAGCGCGCGGCAAAAGTCGGCGATCTCAAGCAAATGCGCTTTGGCCTGAAGATTGGCGCTGGCGATCTCGAAGTCAAGCTGCGCAAAATACGAGATTTTCTCGCCAATGGACACAAGGTCCGTATCCAAGTCGTCTATAAAGGTCGCGAGATGGCGCATAAAGAAATCGGTTACGAATTGATCCAAAAAATCACTGATCAGCTTGAGGAAGAGGCAATTCTAGAACAAAAACCTCAGATGGCTGGTCGCAATCTGAGTGTGGTAATAAGGAGTAAATAA
- the rpmI gene encoding 50S ribosomal protein L35 yields the protein MPKLKTHKGTAKRIKLTSSGKLTRQRAFGGHFLAKKSKSRKRAINTTAKVTGSMAKNARRAMGV from the coding sequence ATGCCAAAACTAAAGACCCACAAAGGTACCGCAAAGCGCATTAAGTTAACGAGCTCTGGCAAGTTAACTCGTCAACGTGCATTTGGCGGTCACTTCTTAGCCAAGAAGTCAAAAAGCCGTAAGCGGGCGATTAATACAACAGCGAAAGTAACAGGCTCGATGGCAAAGAATGCCCGACGGGCAATGGGAGTTTAA
- a CDS encoding ATP-binding protein: protein MVSKVVSATPYGFHGQLIEIEGDISRGLPGLQIVGLGNKAIDESRDRVRSAIKNSLLDFPKGKITINLAPAELPKDGTQFDLPIALAILCLGKQLPQTALEGALFAGELALDGSLRPIRSAITIAETAKQHGISTIYLPASNSEQALLIPDITIITINNLTELFLHLKQEKLIQPAVKTKQQYRQKKRGIIIDDIRGQEQAKRAVAIAVAGRHNILLSGPPGSGKTMLARALNSLLPPLSDVEIIEVTKLHNLDGNQVSHDIVTDRPFRTPHHTASRISMIGGGAKATPGEISLAHHGTLFLDELLEYPRTTLESLRQPLEDKQITISRAQGKYYYPANFMLVATMNPCPCGYLGDPEKSCRCSSTQILNYQKRLSGPLLDRIDLTINVSRVAHEDLLSRKSSSDSQQKQFETMIKVARTLQTNRYGNSNKYNADIDGSSVDKITALTIEAKQFLLTAAKKLDLSARGYFKVIKVARTIADLESSLEITIPHVAESLQYRQIIPT, encoded by the coding sequence ATGGTTAGCAAGGTAGTTTCAGCGACGCCATATGGCTTTCACGGTCAGCTTATTGAAATTGAAGGCGACATATCACGAGGACTACCTGGACTACAAATCGTCGGACTTGGCAACAAAGCAATCGATGAATCGCGTGATCGCGTTCGCAGCGCCATCAAGAACTCGCTACTTGATTTTCCAAAAGGTAAAATTACCATCAATCTCGCCCCGGCGGAACTACCAAAAGACGGTACGCAATTTGACCTACCAATAGCCCTCGCAATTCTCTGTCTCGGCAAACAACTTCCTCAAACCGCCCTAGAGGGAGCGCTATTTGCTGGTGAATTGGCACTCGATGGTAGTCTTCGCCCCATTCGCTCGGCCATCACCATCGCCGAAACCGCCAAACAACACGGTATCTCAACCATATACCTACCGGCCTCCAACAGCGAACAAGCCCTGCTCATCCCCGACATTACTATTATCACCATCAATAATCTAACGGAATTATTCCTCCACCTCAAACAAGAAAAACTCATCCAACCCGCAGTAAAAACAAAGCAGCAATATCGCCAAAAGAAACGCGGCATCATCATTGATGACATCCGCGGACAAGAGCAGGCCAAGCGAGCTGTCGCCATTGCCGTCGCGGGTAGGCACAATATTTTGCTGTCCGGACCACCGGGATCCGGCAAGACCATGCTAGCACGCGCACTCAATTCACTCCTGCCGCCGCTATCTGACGTTGAGATTATCGAAGTAACGAAACTCCACAATCTTGACGGCAATCAAGTTAGTCATGATATCGTTACCGACCGACCGTTTCGCACACCACACCACACCGCAAGCCGCATATCAATGATTGGTGGTGGCGCAAAGGCCACGCCCGGCGAAATTAGCCTCGCGCACCACGGCACACTGTTCTTAGACGAATTATTAGAATATCCACGAACGACATTGGAATCGCTTCGTCAGCCGCTTGAGGATAAGCAGATCACAATTTCCCGCGCCCAAGGTAAATACTACTACCCCGCCAATTTTATGTTAGTTGCCACGATGAACCCTTGTCCATGTGGTTATCTGGGCGATCCAGAAAAAAGTTGCCGTTGCTCATCGACCCAAATCTTGAACTATCAGAAACGATTATCCGGCCCGCTCCTTGATCGTATTGATCTAACAATCAACGTTTCCCGCGTCGCACATGAAGATTTGTTGTCCCGTAAGTCATCGTCGGATTCACAACAAAAACAGTTTGAAACTATGATTAAGGTAGCTCGTACACTACAAACTAACAGATACGGTAATAGTAATAAATACAACGCTGATATAGATGGCAGTAGTGTTGATAAAATAACTGCCCTAACGATTGAGGCCAAGCAATTTCTCCTTACAGCCGCCAAAAAGCTTGACCTAAGCGCTCGTGGCTATTTCAAAGTTATCAAGGTTGCTCGCACTATCGCTGATCTTGAGTCATCACTAGAAATAACCATTCCTCATGTCGCCGAAAGCCTACAATACCGACAGATTATCCCGACCTAG